A region from the Diorhabda sublineata isolate icDioSubl1.1 chromosome X, icDioSubl1.1, whole genome shotgun sequence genome encodes:
- the LOC130451648 gene encoding serine/threonine-protein kinase 3-like — translation MSSKSELKKLSEESLTRQPEEVFDIICKLGEGSYGSVYKALHKESGQVLAIKQVPVDTDLQEIIKEISIMQQCDSTYVVKYYGSYFKNTDLWIVMEYCGAGSVSDIMRLRKKTLVEDEIATILSDTLKGLEYLHLRRKIHRDIKAGNILLNSEGHAKLADFGVAGQLTDTMAKRNTVIGTPFWMAPEVIQEIGYDCVADIWSLGITALEMAEGKPPYGDIHPMRAIFMIPTKPPPSFREPDKWSAEFIDFVSICLIKNPEERASASDLLTHEFIKNAKPPNILNNMIQEAHEIRENQSYKNIHTAANVQGLNKSINDESDEDVALINQTMVSCTDDGTLVPGKGGTLLSMSPSGTLVELESELGTMVINNDVDDQTMKRHDTNSQGGKKYRPMFLDHFDKKDADVKGNGIASPITLDVPDSTTEQQNFQSNFQVKLTEPAPAQQQAQPTEQKPPYQPFNEGDFEFLKYLSYEELQQRMNTLDLDMEREIDELRKRYEIKRQPILDAMDTKRKRTQNF, via the exons ATGTCTTCCAAAAG TGAATTGAAAAAGTTATCTGAAGAAAGTTTGACTCGTCAACCTGAAGAAGTGTTTGATATAATATGCAAACTAGGAGAGGGATCATATGGAAGTGTATACAAAGCGCTTCACAAAGAGTCTGGTCAAGTGTTAGCAATAAAGCAAGTACCTGTAGATACCGAtcttcaagaaattataaaagaaatctCAATTATGCAGCAATGTGATAGTACATATGTTGTAAAATACTATGGCAGTTACTTCAAAAATACTGATCTATGGATTGTAATGGAGTATTGTGGGGCTGGTTCAGTATCAGATATAATGAGATTGCGGAAAAAGACTTTGGTTGAAGATGAAATCGCTACAATTTTGTCTGATACTCTGAAGGGTCTAGAGTATTTACATTTGAGAAGAAAAATTCACAGAGACATTAAAGCtggtaatattttattaaattctgaaGGGCATGCCAAATTAGCAGATTTTGGTGTGGCTGGACAACTGACTGACACTATGgctaaaagaaatactgtgaTTG GGACCCCATTTTGGATGGCACCTGAAGTGATTCAAGAAATAGGTTATGATTGTGTGGCAGACATATGGAGTCTCGGAATAACTGCCTTAGAAATGGCCGAAGGCAAACCACCTTATGGAGATATTCACCCCATGAGGGCTATATTCATGATACCAACAAAACCTCCGCCTTCATTTAGGGAACCTGATAAGTGGAGTGCTGAATTTATCGACTTTGTTagtatttgtttaataaaaaatcccGAGGAACGTGCCTCTGCCAGTGATCTTTTAACTCACGAATTTATTA aaaatgcCAAACCCCcgaatattttgaacaatatgaTACAAGAAGCTCATGAAATCAGAGAGAATCaaagttacaaaaatatacaCACGGCTGCAAATGTGCAAGGACTGAATAAAAGTATAAACGATGAATCT gaTGAAGACGTTGCCTTAATAAATCAAACCATGGTTTCATGCACTGATGACGGTACATTAGTTCCTGGTAAAGGTGGTACTTTATTATCCATGTCCCCAAGTGGCACTTTGGTAGAACTCGAGTCTGAGTTAGGAACTATGGTTATAAATAATGATGTGGATGATCAAACTATGAAAC GTCATGATACGAATTCTCAGGGTGGTAAAAAGTATAGGCCAATGTTTTTAgatcattttgataaaaaagatgCTGATGTGaag GGTAATGGAATTGCTAGTCCTATAACATTAGATGTTCCTGATAGTACCACTGAAcaacaaaatttccaaagtaattttcaagtaaaattaACAGAACCAGCTCCAGCTCAGCAGCAGGCTCAGCCCACAGAACAAAAACCTCCATATCAACCTTTCAATGAAGGAGATTTCGAATTT ttaaaatatttaagttATGAAGAATTACAACAGAGGATGAACACTTTGGATTTAGACATGGAGAGAGAGATAGACGAACTTCGTAAGAGGTATGAAATCAAGAGACAACCTATTCTAGATGCAATGGATACAAAACGTAAAAGAACCCAaaacttttaa